The Pyricularia oryzae 70-15 chromosome 5, whole genome shotgun sequence genome includes a region encoding these proteins:
- a CDS encoding tryptophan dimethylallyltransferase: MLTAQQQPLHTHLGTVAKCERSISKRQASREILREVARQAMHNNVLESPLSTKIHHNPQPSIAPRAKPLDRSTPWSSINALMRFNSKDHQFWWNTTGRFFATLLEQAGYSATEQYRELFFYAMHVAPELGPAPDSQGNVQRWRSPGTPDSTPIDFSWEWGLDGNGVVRYSFEPIGPNAGTPLDPLNSHATEDWINRLDRQGLVQGLDLEWYKYFTKTLLFAPEDDSRTSKTTEDFIEETTPRAGTVVALDLEKRGPVMKIYIYPGLKAAEMGIDALELVARSIRGLPPAQYASLRDNVEPLLEYLQGRGAQKWGFETGILSIDLLDPAEARIKIYVRAPHTSVEYLMDALTLGGKLDLSEAGGYSKKALADLVDFWNMLLGDSPDELPPDHPGRARPGFYYTVKAGRPVSPKVYVSPFWFVKSDKEVMQRMRNYLSTREDEPDMLGQMARYEGALESYL, encoded by the coding sequence ATGTTGACTgctcagcagcagcctcTCCACACTCACCTGGGCACGGTGGCCAAGTGTGAGAGGAGCATTTCCAAGAGGCAAGCATCGAGAGAGATTCTGAGAGAGGTTGCAAGGCAGGCCATGCATAACAACGTCTTGGAGAGTCCCCTCAGCACCAAGATTCATCACAACCCACAGCCAAGCATAGCACCGAGAGCCAAGCCCCTCGACAGATCAACGCCATGGAGCAGCATCAACGCGCTCATGCGGTTCAACAGCAAAGACCACCAGTTCTGGTGGAACACGACGGGCCGTTTCTTCGCCACGCTGCTGGAGCAGGCTGGCTACAGCGCGACGGAGCAGTACCGAGAGCTTTTCTTCTATGCCATGCACGTCGCGCCCGAGCTCGGTCCCGCACCCGACTCGCAAGGCAACGTGCAGAGGTGGCGCAGCCCCGGCACTCCGGATTCAACCCCCATCGACTTTAGCTGGGAATGGGGACTGGACGGCAACGGCGTGGTGAGGTATTCTTTTGAGCCCATCGGGCCAAATGCGGGAACACCACTGGACCCCCTCAACTCGCACGCGACCGAGGACTGGATCAACAGGCTCGACCGGCAGGGTCTCGTTCAGGGGCTGGACCTGGAGTGGTACAAGTACTTTACAAAGACGCTGCTCTTTGCCCCAGAGGACGACTCGCGCACGTCCAAGACGACCGAGGACTTCATCGAGGAGACGACGCCCAGGGCGGGGACAGTGGTGGCGCTGGATCTGGAGAAGCGCGGACCCGTCATGAAGATCTACATCTATCCTGGTCTCAAGGCGGCCGAGATGGGCATCGACGCACTCGAGCTGGTGGCCAGGTCCATCCGGGGGTTGCCACCAGCCCAGTATGCATCCCTCAGGGACAACGTCGAGCCGCTGCTCGAGTATCTCCAGGGCCGAGGTGCACAAAAGTGGGGGTTCGAGACGGGCATCCTGTCCATCGACCTGCTCGACCCGGCCGAGGCGAGGATCAAGATCTACGTCCGCGCGCCACACACCAGCGTCGAGTATCTAATGGACGCCCTCACCCTCGGTGGCAAGTTGGACCTGTCCGAGGCCGGAGGGTACAGCAAAAAGGCCCTGGCCGACCTGGTTGACTTTTGGAACATGCTACTCGGCGACTCGCCCGACGAGCTGCCCCCTGATCACCCGGGCAGAGCAAGACCAGGCTTCTACTACACAGTCAAGGCCGGCCGGCCCGTCAGCCCCAAAGTCTACGTCAGTCCATTTTGGTTCGTAAAGAGTGACAAGGAAGTCATGCAGAGGATGCGCAACTACTTGAGCACACGAGAGGACGAGCCAGACATGCTCGGCCAGATGGCGAGGTACGAGGGGGCCTTGGAGAGTTATTTGTAA
- a CDS encoding glycosyltransferase, whose amino-acid sequence MAAHHIPTKKYTFLLHTFCATGHVLPMQALAKALVQRGHRVIWLTNPSQSSRARASGAEYAQTEALVEWDERLLAAQPASLQELADVLFGGRVDAVVADVRRVLKDKGDPQIDCLVNDAMPYGAKAMFDLGVVGAWATLGVVPMYTNHNKPLSALGTLLTTPALALPVINRQRSGLGLAEQTPDEPFNYSPLLHIQASCQDLEFGVQDLLPNTHFVGPLVSPAGTASSAGLPSWWSDVESHECVIGITQGTYAVDPSTLLIPAIEALAGDKSLLLVVPSPLADQIRSELTGRGVALDNVRLAEWVPYSELLPRCRTLITNGGYGSVTQALANGVPLICAGTSEDKKDTAARVVAVGAGVDLQTDTPKAADIKSAVKTMLEDSSFAERAAAVGKSLNNLGGAIRACELLEGVVERERQKRVKT is encoded by the coding sequence ATGGCAGCCCATCATATACCGACAAAAAAGTACACGTTCCTGCTGCACACATTCTGTGCAACCGGCCATGTCCTCCCCATGCAGGCTTTGGCCAAGGCCCTGGTCCAACGGGGTCATCGAGTCATCTGGTTGACCAACCCGTCTCAGTCGTCGCGTGCCAGGGCCTCGGGGGCCGAGTATGCCCAGACCGAGGCCCTTGTGGAGTGGGACGAGCGGCTCTTGGCTGCCCAACCTGCCTCGCTGCAAGAACTGGCCGATGTGCTGTTTGGCGGGCGCGTCGATGCCGTGGTGGCCGACGTTCGTCGTGTCTTAAAGGACAAGGGCGATCCCCAGATCGACTGTCTGGTCAACGACGCCATGCCGTATGGGGCCAAGGCCATGTTCGATCTGGGCGTTGTTGGGGCCTGGGCCACGCTGGGAGTCGTGCCAATGTACACGAATCACAACAAGCCCCTGTCGGCGCTGGGCACACTGCTGACCACGCCGGCGCTTGCCTTGCCCGTCATCAACCGCCAGCGCTCAGGACTCGGACTTGCGGAGCAGACCCCGGATGAGCCCTTCAACTACAGCCCGCTGCTGCACATTCAGGCCTCGTGCCAAGATCTCGAGTTTGGAGTCCAGGATCTGCTGCCAAACACGCATTTTGTCGGCCCACTGGTGTCTCCAGCCGGCactgcctcctcggccggccTGCCATCCTGGTGGTCCGACGTCGAGAGCCACGAGTGCGTCATAGGCATCACGCAGGGCACATACGCCGTGGACCCGTCTACGCTTTTGATACCGGCCATCGAGGCGCTAGCCGGCGACAAGAGCCTGCTGTTGGTGGTGCCGTCGCCGCTGGCCGACCAGATCCGCAGCGAGCTGACGGGGAGGGGCGTTGCTCTGGACAATGTGCGCCTGGCCGAGTGGGTGCCGTACAGCGAGCTCCTGCCACGCTGCCGCACGCTCATAACCAACGGAGGCTACGGCAGCGTCACGCAGGCGCTCGCCAACGGGGTCCCCCTCATCTGCGCGGGGACGTCGGAGGACAAGAAGGACACGGCGGCGCgggtggtggcggtcggTGCTGGGGTGGATTTGCAGACGGATACGCCCAAGGCTGCGGATATCAAGAGCGCCGTCAAGACCATGCTGGAGGATTCATCCTTTGCGGAGAGGGCGGCCGCAGTAGGGAAGAGTTTGAATAATTTGGGTGGTGCCATCAGGGCGTGTGAGCTTCTTGAAGGCGTGGTTGAGAGGGAGAGACAGAAGAGAGTAAAGACCTAG
- a CDS encoding ribosome assembly protein RRB1 → MAPDDSSKKADTGKRSLGNEDATDGALKGGRRPNGDADAMDVDDHPRPDMGEFEDEFEDEFESEDEVIEAGVDGRPDAEREAEEKAGAMEVDGGGPGTFIVGRSQLEAGQTLTPDPTTYDMLHSLSTPWPCLSFDVIRDGLGDNRKVYPATMYTVAGTQAETSRSNENQIMVMKFSGLSKMDKGGLGEDSDDEDDDNDEDADPILESKSIPLTSTTNRIRAHQTPSEGGRPATTLTATMTESSNVFIHDITPHLASFDTPGTIITPQQNKPLCTIRAHKSEGYAVDWAPVSSHAAGRLMTGDNDGLMYMTTRTDGGGFVTDTRPFAGHTSSVEDIQWSPSEASVFASASSDGTVRVWDVRSKSRAAALTVKISDTDVNVASWSRLTTHLLATGDDNGTWAVWDLRQWKPSTNNKASTPTSIASFSYHKEQITSLEWHPSDDSIIAVAAGDNTVTLWDLAVELDDEESRDTAGVQDVPPQLLFVHYHENAKELHWHPQIPGGLVVTGHEFSVFKTISV, encoded by the exons ATGGCACCCGACGACTCCTCAAAAAAAGCCGATACGGGAAAGCGCTCCCTTGGCAACGAAGATGCCACTGACGGCGCTCTGAAAGGAGGCCGCCGTCCCAATGGCGACGCGGACGCGATGGACGTTGACGACCACCCACGCCCGGACATGGGCGAGTTCGAGGACGAGTTTGAAGACGAGTTTGAGAGCGAAGATGAGGTCATTGAAGCTGGCGTTGACGGTAGGCCGGATGCCGAGCGCGAGGCGGAGGAGAAAGCTG GTGCCATGGAAgttgacggcggcggccccgGTACATTCATAGTCGGCCGCTCCCAGCTCGAAGCGGGCCAGACCTTGACGCCAGACCCCACGACGTACGATATGCTACACAGCCTGAGCACGCCATGGCCCTGTCTATCTTTTGACGTGATACGAGACGGCCTCGGCGACAATCGCAAGGTCTATCCTGCCACCATGTATACGGTTGCTGGCACGCAAGCAGAGACGTCCAGGTCCAACGAAAACCAGATCATGGTCATGAAGTTCAGTGGTCTGAGCAAGATGGATAAAGGAGGTCTGGGCGAAGACTCGGATGATGAGGACGATGACAACGACGAAGACGCCGATCCAATCCTAGAGAGCAAGTCGATCCCTCTGACGTCGACTACAAACCGAATTCGTGCCCATCAAACACCGTCCGAGGGTGGCCGACCGGCAACGACACTTACAGCTACCATGACGGAGTCGTCAAACGTTTTCATTCACGATATCACGCCGCATCTCGCCTCTTTCGACACTCCTGGCACAATAATCACGCCGCAACAGAACAAACCCTTGTGCACCATCAGAGCGCACAAGTCTGAAGGCTATGCCGTCGATTGGGCCCCGGTCAGCTCGCACGCCGCGGGCCGGCTCATGACGGGCGACAACGATGGGTTGATGTACATGACGACAAGGACCGACGGCGGCGGTTTCGTCACAGACACCAGGCCATTTGCTGGCCACACCAGCAGTGTCGAGGATATTCAGTGGAGTCCTTCGGAGGCATCCGTCTTTGCCTCTGCCTCGAGCGACGGCACAGTTCGCGTTTGGGATGTGCGCAGCAAAAGCCGAGCGGCCGCTCTGACGGTCAAGATCTCGGACACAGACGTCAACGTGGCCAGCTGGTCGCGACTGACGACGCATCTGTTGGCGACAGGAGACGACAACGGCACGTGGGCTGTGTGGGATCTCCGACAATGGAAGCCCTCGACCAACAACAAGGCATCTACGCCAACGTCCATCGCCAGCTTTTCGTACCACAAGGAGCAAATCACCAGTCTCGAGTGGCACCCATCAGACGACAGCATTATCGCCGTTGCGGCGGGCGACAACACGGTCACCCTGTGGGACTTGGCGGTGGAgctcgacgacgaggagagcCGGGACACGGCAGGCGTGCAGGACGTGCCGCCACAGCTGCTCTTTGTTCACTACCACGAAAACGCAAAGGAGTTGCACTGGCACCCCCAGATACCTGGTGGTCTGGTAGTGACGGGACATGAGTTTAGTGTGTTCAAGACGATTAGTGTCTAG
- a CDS encoding acid phosphatase PHO1 has translation MKLVTASSLCAILAAGVHAQRGASLDPIQPVLLPDGANAKNPLSHLGGNGPWTVAPNVNGISSDVPENCHVDQAAYILRHGSRYADPGAHSGWVTMANQFKTQNYTATGPIAFFHDWDTPLTHPDIQIAQLSPTGYKELYSLGYTLRTRYPDLYEEGDDFYVWANKYPRVIQTAQLFVRGFLGSNSTRLGNVVSVDSKGFPDQLGNTLAPSDLCPSFEDNYSPKSDPWRNIWLPRFKARLAQYIEGDLQIDDGAWNDIPYICGFESQITGRLSPFCDVFNDEELAQYEYQQDLRYYYGHGPGAFVASRMMVPFLNALVNRLVEGPSADVGVGPDGSSSFKVPKLLMNFLNDGQLNQLAAALGVFDEQEPLPSDHIPEDRLWRSSRISPMRGTIALERLNCRVGGSGGGNSTLPPKPTPSGGPCKAKKRDAASTMQRRQDAVIGGPSRNETFVRIRINEAVYPVPSCQDGPGKSCRLADYAKYVSDKLEAIGSFSKLCNATAPGTPADVKGASFLTNLDQDHLEMLKP, from the exons ATGAAGCTCGTGACTGCCTCCTCCCTCTGCGCCATCTTGGCCGCTGGAGTGCACGCCCAACGCGGTGCCTCGCTGGATCCTATCCAGCCCGTCTTGCTTCCCGATGGTGCCAACGCAAAGAACCCGCTTTCGCACCTTGGTGGTAACGGGCCCTGGACTGTCG CCCCCAACGTCAATGGCATCTCCTCCGATGTCCCCGAGAACTGCCACGTCGACCAGGCCGCCTACATCCTCCGCCACGGCTCGCGGTACGCTGATCCTGGAGCTCACAGTGGCTGGGTGACCATGGCCAACCAG TTCAAGACGCAGAACTACACGGCAACTGGCCCTATCGCCTTCTTCCACGACTGGGACACGCCCCTGACCCACCCCGACATCCAAATCGCCCAGCTCAGCCCGACGGGCTACAAGGAGCTCTACTCGCTCGGCTACACCCTGCGTACTCGCTACCCGGATCTGTACGAGGAGGGAGACGACTTTTATGTGTGGGCCAACAAGTACCCCCGCGTCATCCAGACCGCTCAGCTCTTTGTCCGTGGTTTCCTGGGTTCCAACTCGACGCGATTGGGAAATGTCGTGTCCGTCGACAGCAAGGGCTTCCCTGACCAACTCGGAAACACCCTGGCACCCAGCGACCTGTGCCCTAGTTTCGAGGACAACTACTCGCCCAAGTCGGACCCGTGGAGGAACATTTGGCTGCCGCGCTTCAAGGCCAGGCTCGCGCAATACATCGAGGGTGATCTGCAGATCGATGACGGCGCATGGAACGACATCCCATACATCTGTGGCTTCGAGTCGCAGATCACGGGCCGCCTGTCGCCCTTCTGCGATGTTTTCAACGACGAGGAGCTCGCCCAGTACGAGTACCAGCAGGACCTGCGGTACTACTACGGCCACGGCCCTGGCGCCTTTGTTGCCAGCCGCATGATGGTCCCGTTCCTCAACGCCCTGGTCAACAGGCTCGTCGAGGGCCCCTCGGCTGACGTCGGCGTTGGCCCTGACGGCAGCTCGAGCTTCAAGGTCCCCAAGCTGCTGATGAACTTCCTCAACGACGGGCAGCTGAACCAGTTGGCCGCGGCCCTGGGAGTCTTTGACGAGCAGGAGCCGCTGCCTTCAGACCACATCCCCGAGGATCGCCTGTGGAGGAGTTCGCGCATCTCGCCCATGCGCGGAACCATTGCGCTGGAGAGGCTCAACTGCCGAGTTGGCGGGAGTGGTGGTGGCAACAGCACCTTGCCGCCCAAGCCGACCCCTTCGGGAGGCCCTtgcaaggccaagaagcgcgATGCCGCGTCAACCATGCAGAGGCGACAGGATGCTGTTATCGGCGGCCCCTCCAGGAACGAGACCTTTGTCCGCATTCGCATCAACGAGGCAGTCTACCCTGTTCCCTCCTGCCAGGACGGACCGGGCAAGTCGTGCCGTCTGGCAGACTACGCCAAGTACGTTTCGGACAAGCTCGAGGCCATTGGCAGCTTTTCCAAGCTGTGCAACGCCACAGCCCCTGGAACGCCGGCCGATGTCAAGGGTGCGAGCTTCTTGACCAACCTGGACCAAGACCACTTGGAGATGTTGAAGCCATGA
- a CDS encoding cycloeucalenol cycloisomerase: MMASEKETTERAILYESPLWMAAVGWVMLTGRLAHWGDFELLVFSWAVSMPAVVFPAYMVRRDCPSTRKQPLHQQYWLKLNLWVFVVVCWGTYFGTHYFFNLMGMRYNFANTRLTFDSPVLGAGNKGQAVPLFMYPLTHAYFMTYFAVMLKAERLVRDRILPRSVRDTIVGKGLALVAVSYSTAYLETFFMATEIMSEYFRYLNRARMLRLGSLGYAVYFMAGLPMVKRIDADGERWDLGKTLVEAAATCVAIQVLLEVWANVTGPL, from the coding sequence ATGATGGCGTCCGAGAAAGAGACTACCGAGCGCGCCATCCTCTACGAAAGTCCGCTTTGGATGGCAGCAGTGGGCTGGGTGATGCTGACGGGCCGACTAGCGCACTGGGGGGATTTTGAGCTGCTGGTCTTCTCGTGGGCAGTGTCCATGCCGGCGGTTGTCTTTCCCGCGTACATGGTGCGGCGAGACTGCCCGTCGACGCGCAAGCAGCCCCTGCACCAGCAATACTGGCTCAAGCTCAACCTGTGGGTCTTTGTTGTGGTCTGCTGGGGCACCTACTTTGGGACGCACTACTTCTTCAACCTCATGGGGATGCGCTACAACTTTGCCAACACCAGGCTGACCTTCGACTCGCCCGTCCTGGGGGCCGGCAACAAGGGGCAAGCGGTGCCGCTCTTCATGTACCCCCTGACCCACGCCTACTTCATGACGTACTTTGCCGTCATGCTCAAGGCCGAACGACTGGTCCGGGACCGCATACTGCCTCGATCGGTGCGGGACACGATCGTCGGCAAGGGGCTGGCCCTCGTGGCCGTATCGTACTCGACGGCCTACCTCGAGACCTTCTTCATGGCTACCGAGATCATGTCGGAGTACTTTCGCTACCTCAACAGGGCCAGGATGCTGCGCCTGGGCTCGCTGGGGTACGCCGTGTATTTTATGGCCGGGCTGCCGATGGTGAAGCGGATTGATGCGGACGGCGAGCGCTGGGACTTGGGCAAGACTCTGGTGGAAGCCGCCGCGACGTGCGTGGCGATACAGGTGCTGCTGGAGGTATGGGCCAACGTTACTGGGCCTCTTTGA
- a CDS encoding acetyltransferase, translated as MSDPTTQQTPSLNIRKATASDLPSLQPLVQRAYRGEASRKGWTTEADLVAGQRIDAPGLLSKINAPLGAVLLACPAGSDEPVACCEVVCRDDSCQVAYFGLFAVDPERQGGGLGKVVLQKAEQYVKDTWGVARMEMTVIWTREELLTWYERRGYSRTGEKRPFPYGEPENGTPLRDDLYFDVLTKDL; from the coding sequence ATGTCGGACCCCACCACGCAACAAACCCCCTCATTAAACATACGCAAAGCGACCGCGAGCGATCTCCCGTCGCTGCAACCACTCGTCCAAAGAGCATATCGCGGCGAGGCGAGCCGCAAGGGATGGACCACCGAGGCCGACCTGGTGGCGGGCCAGCGCATCGACGCGCCGGGGCTGCTGTCCAAGATCAACGCCCCGCTGGGCGCCGTGCTGCTCGCCTGCCCTGCCGGCTCCGACGAGCCGGTGGCCTGCTGCGAGGTGGTCTGCCGCGACGACTCGTGCCAGGTCGCCTACTTTGGCCTCTTTGCCGTCGATCCCGAGCGGCAGGGCGGCGGCCTGGGCAAGGTCGTCCTGCAAAAGGCCGAGCAGTACGTCAAGGACACCTGGGGCGTCGCGCGCATGGAGATGACGGTCATCTGGACCCGCGAGGAGCTCCTCACCTGGTACGAGCGGAGGGGCTACTCCAGGACCGGCGAGAAGAGGCCGTTCCCGTACGGAGAGCCAGAGAACGGAACGCCGCTCCGTGACGATCTTTACTTTGACGTCCTGACAAAGGACTTGTAG